In the Streptomyces sp. SJL17-4 genome, TGGCCTCGCGGCCGGCGAGCCAGAAGGCGTGGGTGGTCGTCATTGCGTCCCGGCCCTTTCCGTATCGGGGGGTGCGAGCGATTGCTCTCGTGACACGTTAGGGCCGGGGCGGCCGGCGTGGGCTTGTCCGGTGTGGAGTGATGGGTCAGGACCTCTGTCCGAATTGGCCGAAGAGACGAGATCACCCGCCGTCACGCGGGTCACCCGGCCGGGAATCGACCACGCCGCCCGGCCGGGGATCGACCACGCCGCCCTGTCGGGGATCAGCCGCGCCGCTCCGTCGACACGATGAGCCACACCCCTCCCACGACGATCGCGCCGCCGAGGACGATGGGCCACGACAGGGCCTCGTTCAGGACGAGGGCACCGAGGGCGACCGCGACGACCGGGTTCACGTACGCGTACGTGGCGACGAGCGAGAGCGGTGCGGCCTGGAGGAGCCACGCGTACGCGGTGAAGGCGATCAGCGAGCCGAAGACGATCAGATAGGCGAGCGCGACCCAGGACCGGGTCGAGATCTCGGCCAGGTCGAGGCCGTGGTGCTCGCCCCGGCCCAGACCGAGGACCAGACCGGCGAGACCGCCCGCGATCATCTCGTACGCACTGGCCGTGAAGGGGTTGGGCGGCATCGGCAGGCGCGAGGAGGAGAACGAGCCGAGGGACCACAGCAGGGTCGCGACGACGACCAGGACGACCCCGCCGACCTTCACGTCACCGCTGACCCCCGGCAGGGTGAGCACCGCGAGCCCGACGAGTCCGAGGAGCACGCCGGCGAGACCGCCGGCGGTCGGCCGTTGCCCGGTGGCGGCCTTCAGGATCACGACCCAGGCCGGGACGACGGAGATGAGGAGGGCGGCCAGGCCGGAGGGGATGGAGGTCTCGGCGAGGACCACGAGGGCGTTGCCGCCGAGGATCAGGAGCAGACCGACGAGCACCGCCGAACCGAGCTGCCGGCGGTTCACCTTGAGGGCCGCGGGGCCCTGGCGCCAGGCGATGATCCCGGCGAGGAGCAGCCCCGCGGTGACGAAGCGGGCGCCGGCCGAGAGGAACGGCGGCATCGTCTCGACGACGATCCGGATGCCGAGGTACGTGGACCCCCACACGACGTACACGATGCCGAGCGCGGCCCATACGGCCCCGGTGATCCGGCGGGTCGGGGTGGTGACCGTGGTGGCGGTCGCACGCGCGGGGGTACGGGACTCGGGCTCGGGAGCGGCCTGGGGCGCCTCGG is a window encoding:
- a CDS encoding EamA family transporter produces the protein MTSPAVDPAPEAPQAAPEPESRTPARATATTVTTPTRRITGAVWAALGIVYVVWGSTYLGIRIVVETMPPFLSAGARFVTAGLLLAGIIAWRQGPAALKVNRRQLGSAVLVGLLLILGGNALVVLAETSIPSGLAALLISVVPAWVVILKAATGQRPTAGGLAGVLLGLVGLAVLTLPGVSGDVKVGGVVLVVVATLLWSLGSFSSSRLPMPPNPFTASAYEMIAGGLAGLVLGLGRGEHHGLDLAEISTRSWVALAYLIVFGSLIAFTAYAWLLQAAPLSLVATYAYVNPVVAVALGALVLNEALSWPIVLGGAIVVGGVWLIVSTERRG